AATATCATAAGATAATATTAAAATTAAACATACTCAGTTTTGCATATCTTGTAATTTTACTAATCAATTCATTTTTCAATTGAATTGGTAAAAAATAATTGCTTAAAAAATCGCTATCATTTTTTTGTTTTTTTAATATAATTTTGTTATCTATATTTATATAGATTTAAATATTAATTTAGGAGTATTAATGTCAAACAAAATAATGGCCTCAACAGAGCTAGCTTACTACATTTCATTAGACCAAGATGTTTTGCTAGACTCACTTAGAAAATACAAGAATAAAGTACAAAAAATTTCTCAAAATCTAGATCACACTAGAGTTAGTCAAGATGAATACTTTAGAATTAAACATAATTTTGCTCACGTTGATGAGTTAATCACAGACTTACTACACGTTAAAAATTATAGTTTCCATGAAGAAACAAAATTAGCTTTTGAAGAATTAAAAATTGCTACAAGCGACATAATCCAAAAACTTTGCATTGATTACACAGTTGAAGATGCGCCTCAAACACAAGCATATACAAAAAATGAAAATGGAATTTTTGAATTAGTTTCATTTGAAACATCATATGTATTAAACAATGATAAATTTATTATTTTTGTGCCAGTTAATGAATACAAATACACCCATATAACTGCAAGCACTGTTGAAGAATCAACTACCGAAATGCATGAACCTGTTCAAGAAACACAAACTACAGTAACAACACAAGAAGAAACGAAAGAAGTTGTTGAAGAAAACCAAGAAAAAGAAGATGAAGCAATTGAAATTATTGAGCTAAAAACAGAAATTAAAGAGGCTAAAAATGATGAAATAGCAAGAACAACAAATTACTACTTTACAAAAGAGTCGAGATGAACATGATTGTTTGTATTTCTTTTAGCAATTGTTTTAATTGCTGTAGTAGTTTTAGTTGGTCTACATTTAATTGACTCATTAACAATCAATGGTATTTTCAACAAGTAGAAATTAAAAAAATATGTTAAACAAAGATAAAAATATCTCTTTATTGATAAACCATCTAAAAACTTTTGGTTTTGTTTTTCAAGGTAGTGAAATTTACGGCGGTTTAGCAAATACGTGAGATTATGGACCACTAGGTTCACTACTTAAAGACAATATAGAAAATTATTGAAAATATTTTTTCATTAAAAAAGAAAAAAACAACCATTTAATTGATTCAAAAATTTTAATGAACCCGCAAGTGTGGGTTACATCAGGACACGTTGTTAACTTTAATGATCCATTAATTGAAAACAAAGTTAATGGCAAACGCTACCGTGCTGACAAATTAATTGAACAATTAAACCCTAATATCAATGCCGAAACACTAAGTTTTGATGAAATGAAAGAATTTTTAGTTGAAAACTTAAAGGAATATGAAGGCTCTAAAACTAATTGGAGTGATGTTAGAAAATTCAATTTAATGTTTGAAACTAAACAAGGTGTTACTGAAGAATCGAAAAGTAAAGTTTACTTGCGGCCAGAAACAACGCAAGGTATCATGGTTAACTTTAAAAACGTACAAAGAGCAACGAGATCGAAATTGCCAATGGGTATAGGTCAAGTTGGTAAAAGTTTTAGAAATGAAGTAACTCCAGGAAACTTTATTTTCAGAACAAGAGAATTTGAACAAATGGAGCTTGAGGTATTCACTCATCCCAATGAAGCTGAATCAATTTTTAACTATTACATTCAAAAATCATTGGAATTCGTTAAAAATCTAGGATTGAGTGAACAAAATACTCGCCTAAGAGCTCATGAAAAAGAAGAGTTAGCTCACTATTCTTCTGCAACTAGCGATATTGAATATAATTTCCCATTTGGTTGAGGTGAATTATTGGGGATTGCCAACAGAACTAATTTTGACCTTGCAGCACACCAAAATGCAACTGGCGAAACTTTAGAATACCTAGACCCTAATACCAATGAAAAATTCATTCCTTATGTAATAGAACCTTCAATGGGTCTTGATAGATTGATGTTTGCGATTTTGATTGAATCATATGATGAAGAAGAATTGGAAAACGAAAAAAGAATCATTCTTCGTTTAAACAAAAACATAGCCCCTTACAAATTTGCAATCTTACCTCTTGTTAAGAAGTTGAGTCCAAAAGCAGATGAAATTTTTTCATTATTACAAAGTCATGGAATCAGTGTAACCTATGACGAAGCAGGTTCGATTGGTAAACGTTATCGTAGACAAGATGCAATTGGCACACCTACTTGCATAACCATTGATTTTGACACACTAGAAGATAATTCAGTTACTTTAAGAGACCGAGACTCTATGCAACAAGTCAGAGTAAAAATATCTGATTTACACAAGTATTTTTAAATTATGAGCACAAAATTGAAACAAATCCATGATGATATCATTGGCAAAATTGATATTGTTAATGAATTAGCAAAACACATTACTTTAACTCGCAAAGGTCAAAGTTATGTTTCTTTATGCCCTTTTCATGACGACTCGAACCCATCAATGAATATAAGTTCACACAAACAAATATTTAAATGTTTCGTTTGTGGTGAGGGCGGAGATGTTGTTAAATTTGTTTCAAAATTCAAAAAAATAACTTATACAGACGCTTTAAAGTATTTAC
The genomic region above belongs to Mycoplasmopsis bovigenitalium and contains:
- a CDS encoding glycine--tRNA ligase translates to MLNKDKNISLLINHLKTFGFVFQGSEIYGGLANTWDYGPLGSLLKDNIENYWKYFFIKKEKNNHLIDSKILMNPQVWVTSGHVVNFNDPLIENKVNGKRYRADKLIEQLNPNINAETLSFDEMKEFLVENLKEYEGSKTNWSDVRKFNLMFETKQGVTEESKSKVYLRPETTQGIMVNFKNVQRATRSKLPMGIGQVGKSFRNEVTPGNFIFRTREFEQMELEVFTHPNEAESIFNYYIQKSLEFVKNLGLSEQNTRLRAHEKEELAHYSSATSDIEYNFPFGWGELLGIANRTNFDLAAHQNATGETLEYLDPNTNEKFIPYVIEPSMGLDRLMFAILIESYDEEELENEKRIILRLNKNIAPYKFAILPLVKKLSPKADEIFSLLQSHGISVTYDEAGSIGKRYRRQDAIGTPTCITIDFDTLEDNSVTLRDRDSMQQVRVKISDLHKYF